GGCGGCGCGACGAAACAGCATAAACGGCCCAGCGGCAAAGGCATCGTCTACGGCGGTAGACTCGTTAATGGCTTCAAAGTCATAGGCGATCGCGATCGCGCTCATAATGATGGGCTGCACCAGCCACTCCGAAAAGCAGCTGCACTCAATCTTGGGCGCACAGCTCAGCAGGTCGGCTTGGCTGGTTTGGGCTTCGGCCAGGGCGGCGGGTATTGCCCCTGGCGACAGCCGCACATCAGCATCAATAAACAGCAGGTAGTCGCCCTGGGCAACATCTGCCGCCTGGGCACAGGCCCAGTTTTTGCCGCGCCACACCTCGCCCTTAGGGCGAGGCGGCACTACCAAGTGGTGGATGTTGCCATGCTGGGCGGCTAATTCTGCCGCGATCGCCCCGGTAGCATCGGTAGATTGGTCGTCAGCAATCCAAACTTCAAACCGCTGCGCCCCCAGTAGTTCAGTCGCCAGCACCGCTTCTACACAGGCGCGAATATTATCAGCTTCGTTGTAGGCCGGAATTACCACATCCACAGAGGGTGCTGAGGGCAGGGATGTCCCTACCGGCTGAAGGTGAGGAGCCGACGCCAGCGACTGGGTGAGCTTGAAATAGAACGCCGCGATCGCCACCAGTGCCACCCCCAGCAATCCGTCTAGCCCCAAAATAAACCTGTCTAAACCCATGCTCGTCTTCCCCGCCGCCATCCTGTAGCAATCTACTATGTGCAGCTCAGATTGGGGGGTGATGATTTCCGCGATCGCCCCTCGATGCCGCCCACCGCCTCGATTCTTTCCTTTGGAATGTTCCCTAGACTACAACCCTTGCCTATCCCCCCCCGTAGCATCGTAGCCACGTCGATTAAGTCGTTCCTGGTCAGAATTGAGGAGTTTTTGAATGATTAGACAATGGCGTTTTGGCCTGCTGGGGCTGGGCTTGGCAGTGGCCTTGGGCTTTAGCGGGCTGATGATCAATCGGGCGATCGCCCAGACACCCCAAGAGCACTACCTTGCGGCCAATGCCGACACCGTGCACTGGGGCTACTTCAGCCAATCCCTAGAGCCTAAGCTCACGGTCAACTCCGGCGACATTGTCACCGTCGAGACCCTCACCCACCACGCCAACGACGACGCCTCCCTCATGGTTATGGGCGATCCCGGTGCCGAGAGCGTCTTCGCCTGGACTCCTGAGGGCAAAGGCGTCGATCGCCGGGGCGCAGGCTCCGTTGACCCCGAGGTCTACACCACGGGCGCGGGTGAAGGGGCGGGCGTACACGTGCTAACCGGTCCCATCTACGTCAACGGGGCCGAACCCGGCGACGTACTCGAAGTTAAAATCCTAGATGTGGCACCGCGCCCCAGCGGCAACCCCGAATACCAGGGGCGCACCTTCGGCAGTAACGCAGCCGCCTGGTGGGGCTTCCACTACAAAGACTTGATTGAAGATCCCAAACCCCGTGAAGTCATCACCATCTACGAGCTAGACGCCACCGAAACCGAAGACTACGCCACCGCCCTCTACAACTTCCGTTGGACGCCCCAAACCGACCCCTTTGGCGTTGTCCACGAGACCATCGACTACCCCGGTGTGCCCGTTGACCCCGCCACCATCGACAAAAACTACGAGGTGCTAGAGGGCGTCAAGGTGCCGATTCGCCCCCACTTTGGCCTGATTGGTCTGGCTCCCCGCGAGGCCGACTTTGTCGACTCGGTGCCCCCCAGCTACTTTGGCGGCAACATCGACAACTGGCGCATAGGCGAAGGGGCCACTATGTATTACCCCATTGCTGTCGAAGGGGCGTTGCTGTCGCTGGGCGACCCCCATGCTGCCCAGGGCGACTCCGAATTGTCGGGCACGGCGATCGAAACCTCCCTCACCGGCAAAATTCAGGTCACGGTGCACAAGCAGAGCGACCTGGCGGGCACCATCCTCGAAGACCTCTACTACCCACTGCTCGAGAACGACGAAGAGTACGTTGTCCATGGCTTTAGCTACGCTAACTACCTCGAAGAACTGGGCGATACAGCTCAAAAAGACATCTTTGGCCAGTCGTCTATCGATAAGGCCATGCGCGATGCTTTTCACAAAATGCGCCACTTTCTCATGACCACCCAGGGCATGGGCGAAGATGAAGCGATTAGCCTCATGTCGGTGGCGACCGACTTTGGGGTCACCCAAATTGTCGATGGCAACTGGGGCGTCCACGGCGTGATCAAAAAGGCGGTGCTACCCGGTGTCTGAGAATGGGTGATAGCCGTCTGAGTGCAATGACCCCAGTTGTAGGTAGGTGGCGCGCTAGCAGAATCCAGCAAAATTCAAACGTTGGTGTTGGGCTACATGTCGTTTCACCTCACCTACGTCTAGCGGTTTGTCTCTCCTAGGGCCAAAGCCCGTTCCTTGCCGGTAGGACTTCAAGACAAGCAGTCATCCGCGCCGATAGTGGGGTTTCCAGCGCAGGTCTTGGGTATAGTCGCTTGCCTGGACTTGAGCGTGTGGTCTTCAGCTCGCCGCAACTCTCGCTAGAATGAAGGCCACACGAATTACGGATTGCTTGTGCTATGAAACGGTTGCTTGTTGCTCTGGTAATGTGTTTAGCGCTGGTGGGGTTTCCGGCCCAAGCCGATGCGCACCAGATTGAAACCTTTTACACCCTCGACAATCAGCTAGAGTTTCAGTCGCTGTTTAGCTCGGGCGAACCCTTTGTTGGAGCAACGGTTAACATCTATGCCCCCAACAACCCCGACGAGCCCTGGATGACGACCACCACCGATCGCGAGGGCCGCTTCGCGTTTTTGCCCGACGAGTCGATCCCGGGTGACTGGGAAGTCTCGATTGAAGACGATACCCAAAGCCATGCTGACTACTGGACTGTGCCCGTAGGCGACAAGGGCATCATCTATGACGGCATCAGCCTCGACTCGACTGAAGATGTGCACTACCGCGCCGCCGCTGCGTTCATGCCGCTGGTGATCTCGATTGGTGGAGCGCTGGCCTGGCTAGGGTTTACCCGCCGCCGTCGCTAGACAGTTTCCTCAAACACTCAAAACAACTGACCTCCGGTATCCCTCAACGTTAGGATGCCGGAGGTTTTTGCTATGGGCCTTTCCTGCATTCGCCAAGCCGACCCGTCACCCCAAGGCACTGGTTTTAATCATTGCGGTTGGTGAGAACGATCACCAAATCCTTGCTGTAGTCAACAGTGTTTTCCCTGTAGCTTCTCCTGCGTTCCCCAAAACTGTTAGGGAGAGTTGATCCAGCGCTGCGCTCTGGTCACTGCTCCTAGCCAGACATCGCAAAGCCCCACAGGAGAACCTCTTCATGACTGCTCAAGCCCCCGTTTTAGAGAGCTTTATCAAGCGTTACGGCGATCGCAACTACCGCTACCCCGTGCTGGTACGCCACCAGGGCACCGTGATTGCCCTGGCGATGGATGACCAGCGCCGCATCTATTATTCCGTGCTGAATCTCAATGGTCAGGGAAATTCCCTCGACGTGAATAGCTGGGCTGACCAGCCCCAGGAGCTGGAGTTCCCCAAAGAAATTGCTGAAGTGGGCTTTGGCCTCGCCGATCAGCTGCTGCTGCCGACGGTGAAAAAAGGGAGCCGTACCCCGGTCGATGCCGGTGTGGTGGTAGCCGACAACGAAGTAGACAAGTTTCTCTCCAGAACCGCGCGATTGACGGCAGATGCCCCGTTTCAATCGATGTCGGATGGGCGATTTGTTTACGTGTTTCGCCAGGCGATCGCCGCTAACCACCCCGACCAAATCACCGTTGAAGGCCCCAAAAACCGCCAGATCCCAATCGTAGACTCGACGCTGCTGGTCGATCGCTTTGTGCTGTCGGGGGCGTCGGGCGCATCCCAGGCTGGGGAAGCTGCCCCGGTACCGCAGCTCAAGCTCAATCTAGAGGTGCGCTTTCGCCGCAGCCGCAGCAAGACTCGCCCCCAGAGCACCAAAGACAGCCTGGGCGCACGCGACATGCAGGATCAGCCCTTCTTTGAGCCCACCCAGGAGCTGTCGTTTATTCGCAACTTGCAGGAGGGGCGGTTTTCAATCGTGCTGCTGCCCACCACCATTGCCGAGGTGTCGCGCTGGCAGATCTTTGCCTTTAACAGCGCCACAGAAATGATCGACGCCTACAACGTGGAGCGATCGCTAGAGGGCCTGTTCAACACCCGAGGCACTCAATCTGCCTCCAGCAACGATGCCGCCGAGACGGCGCTGAACTTCAGCCAGGAGAGTGACCACGTGGTGCTGGCCCCAGGAGTTCGCCTCGGCCAGGGCTTTAGTCAGGAGGCGTGGATTTTCCCCCGCGTTACCGCACCGGAGCCGGGGGAAGCGCTAGAGCAGGCTCTGCTGGGGAATGACGACAAGACCGCCACGGCTCCACCCTCGATCTGGATTGTGGACAACCGCCGGGTGCGGGTGGGCTTTGGCGATGGCGCTGAGTTCCAGTCCTTCATCACTGGGGAGGTGTTGCGATCGAACCAGTGGAACCATCTGGCAGTGGTATTTAACAACGACCCCGAGGATGCGGGCTATCACCTCTACGTCAATGGTCTGCCCGTGGATGTGCGGCAGGAAGGCACATCCACGGGCACCAGCGTAGGCAAGGTGCCGGTGGATGCTGCGATCACGCTGATCGGTGCGCCCAGCCGCAGCTTCTTTGGCCTGATCGACGAGATTCGCCTGTGGAATCGGCCGCGCTCGGAGCGAGAAATTCGCAGCGATCGCGGCCTGCGCCTCTCTGGCCACGAACTGGGGCTGACGGCCTACTGGCGACTGGATGAAGGCTCTGGCCGCGAAATTTTCGACCACACCAGCAACCACGCCCCCGGCACCATGACGGCAGGCTTTGCCAACCGCGCCTGGGTAGCCTCCGACGCACCCATTGGCGAAAACGCCGGAGTGAACCGCGACAGCTTCCGCTTTGAGGGCCGCACCGTCGAGTCGGGCCTCGCCTCGCTGCTCTACTTCCAGCAGGAGGAAGCCCGCACCGGCTACGACCAACAGGCTAAGCCCCTGCGTCAGGGAGCGCGGGTGATGCTGGCGGTGGCTACCCAAGCGGCTGGAGGCGATCGCAAAGAAATTGCCACCCTTGACTTTGGCGTTTCTGCCAACGGCCGCCTAGCCAAGGTCGCCGACAACTTGCGGCTCAAGCCCGTAGCGGTGGAGCGCGACGGCGACCCAGTGGATGTGAGCGCGGAACTGGCCCAGATCCAATCGATTCAGCAGGTGATTGACCAAACCCTAAGCGCCGACGACAGTGCCGATGTGAGCGTTGCACTGGCCCAGATTGAGGCGTTGCAGGCCGCTATTAGCCAAAAGCAGCAGTCAGCTCGCACCGTGGATGTCAACGCCGAACTCGATCGCATTGGCACCTTGCAGGGCGCCATTACCCAAAAGACCCAGCGCGTGACCACCCTGAGCGAGGAGATCGACTACCTCAATTGGGTGTTTAGGGTTGTGGATGACGCAATTGCCAACCGCAGCACCGGGCTCACCGTGCCAGCGGGTAGCTTAGATAGCCTCAATCTACCGGCTAAGCTCAGCCGACTGCGCGAGCTGCGTAACCTCCAGGCAAATGGCCAGCAAGAGCTGCAGCAGCTGCTAGATTTTCTGCGCAATGCTCGGGTCACCCTGCACGAGCACGCTAACTTTGGCGGCCGCTCTCTATCCTTTGGTCTGAACGCTATTGGCAACAGCTTTTCGCCCCGCTTTGTGGGCTATACCCAGCTTAATCAGCACAACTTCAACGACCTGATCAGCAGCATTAGCATTTCGGCTTTTGTTCGCGTGGGGCGAGGGTCGCAGCTGTTTTTGCCGGCGCTGCAAGTCACTGTTTTCGAGCATGCCAACCGCAACAGCGGCCAAAATGGGTTTGCCCACACGTTTACCGATACTACGGCCTTTGTCGGTCGTGACTTCAACGATCGCATCTCCAGCCTAGAGATCTCCGAAAACTCAGCTTTTCGCAATCACTGCGATGCGCTGCAGCGATCGCTCGACTCCCTCACCACTGACCTCAGCACTCTGCTCGACGAGCTGCGCGGCATTCGCGCCAGCATTGAAGCCCTGCGCACCGACCAAGACCAGCAGCGGCAGCAGCTGGAGCAGGCGGTAATTAGCGATCGCACCGCCCTGTCCGCCCTGCAAAACCTGCTGAACAAGGGCTTTGCCGCCACCATGCCGCTGGTGCATAGCGACGTCAATGGTCTGTCGGTGGCGGGCGGGCTGCTCACCTTCGCCTGGGCCGACGACACCCCGCTGCTGTTCGACAGCGCCGTGGGCAACGTGGCGATGTACTTTCGCGGTACCGACGATCAGTTCTTTGTCGCCTACTACAAAACCCTGACCCAGCGGGCGCGCTATGCCCTAAACGATGCCCTGGGGGCAGAGGCGGTGGTGGGTTTTGCCCGCTCCACCGAGGCCGAGATGGATCGCATTCGCCTCGATGTGGTTGGGGAGGCAGTTGACTTCACCTGCATTGTCACCATTCAGAGCAAAGCCAGCGACCAGACAATTATTGAAACCTGGCACCAAGTACCTCGCGCCCCCGAGGGCTTTGCCAAGGTGCTAAATGGCCTGGCGGGCGATCGCACCTTTGTCGGTCGCGGCGAAATTGCCCTCACCCCTGGGCGCGCCGACACTCTGACCGTAGCGGGGGGCATTCACCGCTCGCTACCGGCTGGGGCCACGCTGTTTATTGGTGATTTTAAGGCCACTCTTGAAACCGCGGTAGATCAGGGCGCAACGGAGCTGGCCATTCGCACTGAGGCTGCCAGCTCCACTACCGAACCGCTACCCGTGTTCTTTTTGGAATACGACTATGCGGTGCAGGCCAGTACCACCCAGGGCGGTGCTGACCTCTCCTCCGGCTCTAAGCTGCTGGCTTTTATCGCCAACGGCGCCGGCCAAGCGGTGAAGAATGGCACCGTGCACAGCGGACTGACGCTCTCTAGCCGCTGGGTCTCTGAGGCTCCGGGCCACACTTATGCCTTCGATGGCCAAGACAGCCACGCTCGGCTGGAGGCCTCCAGGGCCGATTTTGACCAGCAGCTGCGGCGGTTTTCGCCCCAGGCTGACCTAACGCTAGAAGCCTGGGTGCGCCCCAGTCAGATCGCCGAGGCCAGTCTGCGATCGCGCCTGCTCCACTACCAACCAGCGGCAAATACCACCGATACTCGCTACCTGCTGGGGCTGAAGCGTGAGGAGCTGACCACAGCGATCGCCCTCAACGGCAGCACTGACCTGGTGCGCATTCCCAATGCTACTCACCTCAATTTTGCTGGGGCCATCACTCTAGAGGCTTGGGTCAAACCCGCCAAAAACGAGAACCTGGGCAACATCATCGTCCACGGCAACGCCAGCGGTCACCAGGTCTTTCTGCGCATCAATGAGGGGCGCTACGAGGTGGGCAGCCACAATGGCACTGACCACAAGGTGGCGATCGTCATGCCCGCCGCCGATCGCACCGGCAACGCCTGGGTTCACCTAGCCGCGGTTTACGACGGCACCCACTGGCGGCTGTACCGCAACGGCATTGCCCTTGGTGAACAGGCCGAGGCGATCGGGGCCATCCCCATCAATGCCGACTGGGGCTTGGGTGCTCACCCCAACCCGAGCGATCGCGTGCGGATTTTGACTGGGGCGATCGCCGAGGCCCGCATCTGGCAGCGGGGTCGCACCCAGACCGAAATCGCCGCCGACATGACCCGCGAACTCAGCGGCAACGAAACCGACCTGGCGGGCTGCTGGCGCTTCGACGACTTTGGCAATCGCCGCGCCACTGACCACGCCCGCTTTGGCCACCACGGTCAGCTCGAAGGCAATCCCCAGCCGACGGAGTCCCCTATTCCGGCTTACTCGGTGTTTGCTGGAGTGGGTGAGCAACTGGTGCAGTCATCCCAGAAGATTGCCGCGGGCAACTGGAACCACCTGGCGGCGGTGTTCAACCAGTCCTACGGAGTGCAGCTCGATGGCCAGCCCGGCACCTTTTTGGATGCAGGCGCTGACCTCACCCTCGATCTCAACCGCGATCTGACCATCGAAGCGGCCTTTAAAGTCAATGATCTGAGCCAGCCCCGCGCCCTGCTCACTAAGGGCAAACTCAGCGCTACCGAAGACCCCGAGCAGCACGTGCCTTACGCCCTTTACCTCAACCCGGCAGGCCGTTTGGTCTTCGCCTTTGAAGATGTCAGAGGCAAAAAACACCTGTTCATCTCCCAGCCCATCCCCAACCCCACCGAGTTTCACACCGTTACCGTCACCCGCAAGCGCCATACCATCACCAGCCCGGTGCGCAACAATAGCGATCAGCAAACTGGAGTCGATATTGTCTCTTGGGATGCGATTCAGTTTTTTGTGGATGGTAAGGCGAATACTCCCAACGGCCAGCCCTACGGTCTGTTTGAGTACAAAAAAGCGGGCAGCGACACTACCGGCACTCCCCGCCAGGAGGACGGCCGCAATGGGGGCAGCACCAGCCCCGGCTTCAATGCCGGACAGCCCCAGCAGCCCCTGGACATTGGTAACAGCAATGCGCCGCTAGAGTTTGGCTCGGGCTTTAGTCTGGCCAGCTTCGACCCAGCGGGCGACGACCTAGACAGTATCAACGGCGTGTACATTTCCGCTGAGGCTCTGTCTATTGCTGATAACGGCGACATGACTAACCCCCAACAAGCCGAAATGGTGGCCTTGGCCGTTGGGGTCAATGCCGGGGTTCGTGATTTAGAGCGGGATAGCGATCTGCTCAATACCGTCCGCAATGGGTTCGATAACGGCTTTGCGATCGCCCCCCTACAGGGCACCCTGGCCGAAATTCGCCTGTGGAATGTGCCTTTGGAGGCGGGCAGTATCAAACCTACAATTCAGGGTGGCGAAAAGGGACTGCTCGCTTGGTGGCGCTTTGAGGAAGCCGAGGGCGCGATCGCCTTTGACTCCAAGGGCAGCAGCCATGCCCGCTTTAAAGGAGCGGTGCAGTGGGTCAAAGACCCCAACCCCAGCGGGTCGCAGCTGGTGCTCTACCGCAACGGGCAGCTGCTGAGTAGTGAGCTGGTGCCAGCGGCCAGCCGCGCCGTCCTGCTCTCGCCCCAGGCCCAGTTCACCCTGGGCGCGCTGCAACGCAACAATAGAACCCAGGAGTTTTTCCAGGGCGAACTGGAGGAAGTGCGGATCTGGCAAACGGCTCGCACCCCAGAGCAGCTGCAAGATAACCTGTTCCGGCGGATACTGGGCGAAAACGGGCAGTTCCTCGACAACCGCGAAGACCTGCTCGCCTACTATCCCTTTGACACTCAGAGGGCCGGAGTGCTCTCCGACTTCTCGCTGCTGGGCAATGATCTGACGCCAGTTGACGCTGAGTTTGTGCTCTCCACTGCCCCCATCGGTGAAGACACTCCCCAGGTGCGCAGCGCCCTGGCGGGGGTGAGGACTCCCTTTAGCGATCGACTCCAAAGCGCCCCCGCCGTGCAGGAGTACGGTGACCTGCAAACCGATGTCGACGGCAACCTGTTTGGCATCTATAAGCGCTGCTACGGCCTGATCAAAGACGGTCAGTGGGAATTAGTCACCGGCTTTAAGGTGGGCGAACTGGTCACCGAATGGGTTGGCCAGGTGCAATTTGACCCGCAGCTGATCGGCTTTATCGAAGGGGCACCGCCAGTCCCCGGCGAAAACCTCACCAGCCGAGGGGCCGTGCTCGGGGAATTTGCCAACTACAACGGGGCTAGCTCCGTTGAACTCAAGCAGGCCAGCAAAACCAACTTCACCTTTTCCGCTGATAAAGAAAGCGGCTTTGACTCCAGCTTTGATCTGACTGCCGGGCTGCTGACCGGGGCCAATGTCGAAGCCGGTATTGGCCTGGTAACTGAGGTGGCCGACGCGGACAGCGCCTTTGGCATCAAGGCCAAGTTTGAAAATTCCCTGGGTTGGCTCAGCTCGGGCAGCACCAGCCTGGGGCTGACCACTAACCTATCGAGCAAGCAGCAGCTGCAAGGGTTTGTCGAGCCTGCCAATGCCGTTGCCTTCGGCGATGTCGGTCGGCGGTTTATTCCCGAAAACACGGGCTTTGCCTTGGTACAGTCGCAGACCGCCGATGTGTTTGCCCTGCGCCTCAAGCACAATAGCGCCCTGGTGTCATACCAGATGCGCCCCAACCCCGACATTCCGCCTGATCGCAACATCATCAACTTCCCCATCAACCCCGCCTACACCAAGCAGGGCACCCTCGACGGCAAGATCGGCTTCACCCCCGATGCGGCCTACCCCAATGCCCTCACCTTTAGCAGCGACAGCAGCTTTTATAAGCCGATCGAGGCCTTTGCCCTCAAGCAGCGCATCCAGCGCGAAGAGGAGCGGGTGCGGGCCTACTACGACCAGTACGACGCCGGTGCCGTAGGCCGTCGCCAGAACGTGCTGTTTGGCCAGAGCGGCGACCTGGGCAGCGAGGATGTGCTGCAAAACCTGCCCCGGCTCGAGAAGCGCAACCTGGCCAACACCTACGTCTGGACGGCGGACGGCGGTCTGTTTGCCGAAACCCAGGAAACTATGGATGTGGTGCAGGAGAGCTACGGCGGGTCCTACGCTTTTAAGGGGCAGGCGGGCATCTTTGCCGACCTGGACGTGGCCATCAGCGGTGTGGGCTTTAAGTTTGGCTTTGAGGCCATGTTTGGCGGCCGGCTCAACGTGCAGGCCACCAAGAGCGTGCAGTCAGAAAATAGCTTCTCGGTCGAGGTGAATGTCGATGAGGTTGAGCGCGATGTATTTCTGCGCGACGAAGCGGGAGAAGTGCTGTTTGACCTCAGCAATCCTTTGACACCCAAAGCCCTGCGCCATCCTGGCAAGGTGGATGCCTACCGGTTTATGACCTTCTATCTGGAGCCCCAGGCCGATCACTTCGACCACTTCTTTAGCCAGGTGGTTGACCCGATTTGGTTAGAGCAAAGCACCGACGCCAACGCCCTGGCCCTGCGTGGCCTGCGCGATGCCAACAAAGGCCCTGGCACTAAGCCCCCCTGCTGGCGCATTTTCCACCGGGTCACCTTTGTCAGCCGGGTGCTGCCTCCGATCGGCAGCACCAAGCCCCTGCCGGCGCTAGAAGCCACTCTGCGGGAGCTGAGCATCGACAGCAACTTTGAGTTGATCAAGCGGCTCGATCCCTTTGTGGCCGACAAAGTAGACGACTTTGGCGAATTCTCCCGCGCCATTCGCGAGACCATTGCTACCTTCCTGCCCGAGCTGCAGCCCCACGTAGCCGCCATCACCGAGTTTATGCGGCTGTTCTACGGCGTCACCGAGGTCACCAGCCTGACCGACAGCCCCGAGCTGACGGCACTGTTGGAGGGCGATCGCAGCCCCAATACCGCCCCAGTAGTGCGGGTAGGCCGCAGCCAAATCCTGCATCTGGAGGATGAGGCGGTGCAAACCACCCTGCCCGGCTCGGTGGCCGACGATCGCCTCTCCCCTGAGGCCGTCTTCGTCACCTGGGCGGTGCAGTCTGTTCCCACTGGAGCCACCGTCGCCTTTGACGATCTTCACAGCCCCGTGACCGTTGCCAGCTTTAGCAACATTGGCCGCTACCGGCTAGCCCTAACCGCCAGCGATGGCACCCTGTCTGCCACTGAAGACCTCGATATTTTGGTTAACCAGTCGCCCCTGGTGCGAGCTGGTGACGACCAGGAGATCGGCTTCCGCCAGTCCCTAGAACTGCGGGGCGAACTGGTGCGGGATGGTCGAGGCGATCGGACGACTCAAGCCCTCACCACTCGCTGGGAGGCGGTCAGCGGCCCTGGCTCCGTCACCTTTGACAACGCCGCCGCCCCGCGCACCAGCGCGCTCTTTACCGCCAGTGGTGTCTACCTGCTGCGGCTGACGGCAGAAACTGCCACGGCTAGCGGTGTGCTCACCCACAGCGACGATCTGCAAGTATTTGTAGGGGCGCGCATCAACCGGGGTCTGCTCAGCCTCTACAGCTTTGCGGATAGTTTGGCCAATGGGGGCAACACCGTGCGCGATGTCGCTGGCATCGGGGTGCCGGTAG
The DNA window shown above is from Leptolyngbya subtilissima AS-A7 and carries:
- a CDS encoding carboxypeptidase-like regulatory domain-containing protein, which translates into the protein MKRLLVALVMCLALVGFPAQADAHQIETFYTLDNQLEFQSLFSSGEPFVGATVNIYAPNNPDEPWMTTTTDREGRFAFLPDESIPGDWEVSIEDDTQSHADYWTVPVGDKGIIYDGISLDSTEDVHYRAAAAFMPLVISIGGALAWLGFTRRRR
- a CDS encoding glycosyltransferase, producing MGLDRFILGLDGLLGVALVAIAAFYFKLTQSLASAPHLQPVGTSLPSAPSVDVVIPAYNEADNIRACVEAVLATELLGAQRFEVWIADDQSTDATGAIAAELAAQHGNIHHLVVPPRPKGEVWRGKNWACAQAADVAQGDYLLFIDADVRLSPGAIPAALAEAQTSQADLLSCAPKIECSCFSEWLVQPIIMSAIAIAYDFEAINESTAVDDAFAAGPFMLFRRAAYDKIGGHSAIGDVIVEDVELARQIRRHGLKLRYVLGIDLLSVRMYSSFATLWEGWTKNYYLGTEENLPLTLLSAFTIAMVFVMPWVGLLASLAVTLLKPELSSSIALLYGLTVSTLAGYGLLRITGYRQVGVPLRYWWLSSVGGLVVVAIALTSIVKTKTGWGWTWRGRSLKPQH
- a CDS encoding acetamidase/formamidase family protein, yielding MIRQWRFGLLGLGLAVALGFSGLMINRAIAQTPQEHYLAANADTVHWGYFSQSLEPKLTVNSGDIVTVETLTHHANDDASLMVMGDPGAESVFAWTPEGKGVDRRGAGSVDPEVYTTGAGEGAGVHVLTGPIYVNGAEPGDVLEVKILDVAPRPSGNPEYQGRTFGSNAAAWWGFHYKDLIEDPKPREVITIYELDATETEDYATALYNFRWTPQTDPFGVVHETIDYPGVPVDPATIDKNYEVLEGVKVPIRPHFGLIGLAPREADFVDSVPPSYFGGNIDNWRIGEGATMYYPIAVEGALLSLGDPHAAQGDSELSGTAIETSLTGKIQVTVHKQSDLAGTILEDLYYPLLENDEEYVVHGFSYANYLEELGDTAQKDIFGQSSIDKAMRDAFHKMRHFLMTTQGMGEDEAISLMSVATDFGVTQIVDGNWGVHGVIKKAVLPGV